The genomic DNA GGGCGTGCGGGTGGGGGCGCTGGTGCGCCTGTCCGAGCACCTGCTTTCGGGGGGCGAACCCGTTTGCGCAGCCACCCGCCAGGCACGCCACCCCGACCCGCACACCGCGCCGCTGTTTTGACGCTGCGCTGGGACGGCGTATTTGTGTTGATTTGTGACAAAATGATTAGAATCAAAGGTTTTCCTGCCGTTTTCCGGCTGGGACAGCACAAGGACCCCAGCGTATGCGTGTGAATTTGCCGGTAACCCAGCACGAGTATGAATTTCCCGACGACAGCATGCTGGTGTCGTCCACCGACACCAAGGGCATCATCTTGCATGGCAACCCTGCCTTCATCGATGCCAGCGGCTACAGCCACGACGAACTGATAGGCCAGCCGCACAACCTGATCCGCCACCCCGACATGCCACCCCAGGCGTTCAAGGACATGTGGTCCACCGTCGGGCGCGGCCACACCTGGACCGGGCTGGTGAAGAACCGCCGCAAGGACGGCGGTTTCTACTGGGTGCGCGCCAATGTCACGCCCATCATGGAAAACGGCAAGCCGCGTGGCTACCTGTCGGTGCGCACCAAGCCGGGCCGCGCCGAGGTGCAGCAGGCCGAAGCCCTGTATGCCCAACTGCGCAGCGACCAGGCGGCGCAGCGCGAGACCGTCCGTTTGCAGCACGGCCGGGTGGTTTATCCCGGCATGCGCGGTGCGCTGCAGCGGCTGCAGCAAATGTCGGCCACGCAGACCTTGGCGCTGATGCTGCTGGGCGTGGTGCTGGTGGGCATGCTGCCGCACTGGCTGGGCTGGCAGGGCGCCTTGGGCTGGGGCGCGCAGCTGGCGCTGCTGCTGGCGGGCGTTGGCGGTGTGCTGGCGTGGTTCCATGGCCGCATCGTGGGCGGTATGCGCACGGTCGAGCGGTTTGCTGGCGACATTGCCGGCTGCAATCTGGCCACTTCCCTGGACAGCGGGCGGTGCGCGCCGTCGCTGGCGCCCCTGGTGCGTGGCTTGGAGCAGATCCAGGTCAACCTGCGTGCCGTGGTGGGCGATGTGCGCACCGAGATTGCAGGCTTTTTGCGGTCGGCCGAAGAAATCGCCCAGGGCGGGCACGATCTTTACCAGCGCACCGAGGCGCAGGCCGCCAACCTGCAGGAAACCGCCGCCGCAATGGAGGAACTGTCCAGCACCGTGCGGCAAACCGCCGACACATCCGGCGCGGTGGCCAAGGACAGCACCCACAGCGCCGCAGTGGCGCGCGCTGGCGGCGCGGCGGTGCAGCAGGTGGGCCAGGCCATGCATGCCATCGAGCAGTCGTCGCGCAAGGTGGGCGAGATTGTCTCGGTGATCGAGGGCATTGCCTTTCAAACCAATCTGCTGGCGCTCAACGCCGCCGTGGAAGCGGCCCGCGCCGGCGAGCAGGGGCGGGGCTTTGCCGTGGTGGCCGGTGAGGTGCGCGCCCTGGCGCAGCGCAGCGCGGGCGCGGCCAAGGAGATCCGGGCGCTGATCGGCACCTCGGTGTCGCAGGTGGCTGATGGCTCGCGCCAGATGGACCAGGCGGGCCAGACGATTGCCGACGTGGTGTCGTCGGTGTCCCGCGTGAGCGACCTGGTGCGCGAGATCAGCCAGGCCACGGCCGAACAGTCGATCGGCATCGGCCAGGTGAACGAGGCTGTCACGCAACTGGAAACCGTGACGCAGCAGAACGCAGCGCTGGTCGAGGAAACGGCCGCTTCAGCCCAGGCGCTCAAGGGTAACGCGGTGTCCTTGTCGCGCTCGGTAGAGGTGTTTCGCCTGCGGTGATGCCGTGCCAGCGCGGCACGCCGGGCGCTTTTACTGCCGTGCCGTGCGCGTGTTGGCGGGCAGCTGCTGGGGGTGGCTGGTGCGCAGCGGGTTGATGTCAAGCCCGCCGCGGCGGGTGTAGCGCGCATACACCGTGAGCTTGATGGGGCGGCAGCGCGTCCACACGTCCATGAAGATGCGCTCCACGCATTGCTCGTGGAATTCGTTGTGGTTGCGAAAGCTCACGATGTATTGCAGCAGCCCTTCCTGGTCGATCTGCGGGCCGCTGTAGGCAATCTGCACGCTGCCCCAGTCGGGCTGGCCCGTGACCAGGCAGTTGCTCTTGAGCAGGTTGCTGGTCAGCACCTCGGACACGGGCGCTTCGCCAAACGCGGCGGTCAGCAGCTCGGGCGCGGGCTGGTAGCGCGTGCATTCCACATCCAGCCGGTCCAGGCTCAGGCCGTCGAGTTCGTGCACCGGCTCGCGGTCAAACAGCTCGGGCAGCAGCAGTTTCACGCCCACGGTGGCGGGGTGTTCGGCACCGCGCCACACGGCCTCGCTGATGTCGGCGCGGATGCGCGCCTGCACCTCGGCGGCGTCGGCAAAGCGTGTGTTGTTGAAACTGTTGAGGTAGAGCTTGAACGACTTGCTCTCGACGATGTTGGGTGTTTCGCAGGGCACGGTGATGTGCGCCAGCGCCACCTGCGGCTTGCCGCGTGCATTCAGCCACGACAGCTCGAACGCCGTCCACAGGTCGGCCCCGAAGAAGGGGGCCGCGCCCGCAATGCCGATCTCGGCGCGCTTGCCCGCGCGCGGGATGGGAAACAGCAGCGATGCATCGTACTGGCCGATATAGGCCGACGCCTTGCCGAGTTGGGATTGTTCCGGCGTGGTCATGGTCTGTCCTTTTACTATTGAATTAATAGCTTCTTGCGCTTTATCTATAAGCGCTAGAGCCTGTTTTTACTTGAATTCATGCGCGCGCAACCACTTGGTGGCGATCCACTTGTCGCCGGCGATCACCGGCGCGCCGCCATGCAGCGTGCCGGTGGACGGGGCGGGGCGCGCATAGCTGAAGAACACGGCGTTGCCGCGCTGCGGTGCCACTTCGATCTGCGCCTGCGGAAAGACGGTGCCACCGCCTTTTTCGGGCGTGTTCAGGTACATCACCAGCGTGCCCACGCGCTGCCCGCCGTGCTGCACGATGGTGGGCGTGCCGGGCTCGGCGGGGTCGAAGTAGTCGTAATGCGGCTTGTATTCGGCCCCGGGGCGGTAGTGCAGCACCTGCAGGCCTTCGCCGTTTTCGATGGGCCAGTTCAGCAGGCAGGCAATGCGTTCTTCGATGCGCTGGACCAGCGGGCTTTCGCCGCGCTGAAAGAACATGCCGTCACTGGTGCGGTGGTCATTGATTTCCTCGCCACCCGTCTGCGTGGACACCGTGAGCGAGCGCGCCATGCGGGTGGCCGCGGCGGCGATCAAGGCATCGCATTCGTCGGGGGACAGCAGGTTGCCAAACACCACCAGGCGCGGCTGGGCCATGCTCAGCAGCACGTTCACGGTGCGGTCGCCGCAATCCACCTGGGCAGGGGATTCATGGAGCCGTGGCTCGGGCACCGGCACGGCGGCCGGCTGGCGCTGCGGCACAGCCCTTTCGTCGAGATGATCCTGCAGCGTGATGTGCAGCGCATCGGCCGCCAACTGTGCATCCCAGCCCGCGTCGCGCATGGATTGCAGCACCACGGTTTTTGTGAAGCCGGCCTGGGCCTGCTCGATGAGCCAGCGGCGCAGCTCGGGCGTGATGGTCTGGCGCGCGGCGCTGCTGTGCTGGGTGCTTGCAGTGGTGTTGTCCGCAGGCGGGTCAGAGCGCGATGCCATGGCAGTCCTTCAACGTGGGCGGGGTGTTTTTCGGCTTTACGCTGTGGGTGTTTTGCGCCGGAAAACCAGGCGCTCGGGCTCGGAGGATGCCGG from Acidovorax sp. T1 includes the following:
- a CDS encoding 2OG-Fe(II) oxygenase, translating into MASRSDPPADNTTASTQHSSAARQTITPELRRWLIEQAQAGFTKTVVLQSMRDAGWDAQLAADALHITLQDHLDERAVPQRQPAAVPVPEPRLHESPAQVDCGDRTVNVLLSMAQPRLVVFGNLLSPDECDALIAAAATRMARSLTVSTQTGGEEINDHRTSDGMFFQRGESPLVQRIEERIACLLNWPIENGEGLQVLHYRPGAEYKPHYDYFDPAEPGTPTIVQHGGQRVGTLVMYLNTPEKGGGTVFPQAQIEVAPQRGNAVFFSYARPAPSTGTLHGGAPVIAGDKWIATKWLRAHEFK
- a CDS encoding methyl-accepting chemotaxis protein, which produces MRVNLPVTQHEYEFPDDSMLVSSTDTKGIILHGNPAFIDASGYSHDELIGQPHNLIRHPDMPPQAFKDMWSTVGRGHTWTGLVKNRRKDGGFYWVRANVTPIMENGKPRGYLSVRTKPGRAEVQQAEALYAQLRSDQAAQRETVRLQHGRVVYPGMRGALQRLQQMSATQTLALMLLGVVLVGMLPHWLGWQGALGWGAQLALLLAGVGGVLAWFHGRIVGGMRTVERFAGDIAGCNLATSLDSGRCAPSLAPLVRGLEQIQVNLRAVVGDVRTEIAGFLRSAEEIAQGGHDLYQRTEAQAANLQETAAAMEELSSTVRQTADTSGAVAKDSTHSAAVARAGGAAVQQVGQAMHAIEQSSRKVGEIVSVIEGIAFQTNLLALNAAVEAARAGEQGRGFAVVAGEVRALAQRSAGAAKEIRALIGTSVSQVADGSRQMDQAGQTIADVVSSVSRVSDLVREISQATAEQSIGIGQVNEAVTQLETVTQQNAALVEETAASAQALKGNAVSLSRSVEVFRLR
- the queF gene encoding NADPH-dependent 7-cyano-7-deazaguanine reductase QueF (Catalyzes the NADPH-dependent reduction of 7-cyano-7-deazaguanine (preQ0) to 7-aminomethyl-7-deazaguanine (preQ1) in queuosine biosynthesis), yielding MTTPEQSQLGKASAYIGQYDASLLFPIPRAGKRAEIGIAGAAPFFGADLWTAFELSWLNARGKPQVALAHITVPCETPNIVESKSFKLYLNSFNNTRFADAAEVQARIRADISEAVWRGAEHPATVGVKLLLPELFDREPVHELDGLSLDRLDVECTRYQPAPELLTAAFGEAPVSEVLTSNLLKSNCLVTGQPDWGSVQIAYSGPQIDQEGLLQYIVSFRNHNEFHEQCVERIFMDVWTRCRPIKLTVYARYTRRGGLDINPLRTSHPQQLPANTRTARQ